A single Lolium perenne isolate Kyuss_39 chromosome 6, Kyuss_2.0, whole genome shotgun sequence DNA region contains:
- the LOC127307062 gene encoding uncharacterized protein, with the protein MIFPPSFLDSSSWNDNQQHAHHQQVAAVSGGGGGGDGSCNNLELLQPSIMQQGTLAESGDGGGQAMGPAKPMSMSERARLARVPLPEQGLKCPRCDSGNTKFCYFNNYSLTQPHHFCRACRRYWTRGGALRNVPVGGGYRRHAKRAKPKQAATAGAPAANGTASGGSTMTTSSTCTPAAAANGAPTLPAMLNSGGGNLSCLLPPLLRLADFDAMSLGSTFSGMGKPSSMDVASGFYPVGGAAAAAGLEQWRVQQMQGFPFYHALADQQHAMAQAAAPAMAMPGMFQYLGLDSGGRGSGEEDGDHHFRATMASKRKGYPRSGSIGMYGGGDHRLTAGYTSSYSNTATGNHLL; encoded by the exons ATGATCTTCCCTCCTTCCTTCCTGGATTCCTCAAGCTGGAATGATAACCAG CAGCATGCTCACCACCAGCAGGTCGCGGCGGtcagcggtggtggtggcggcggcgacggcagcTGTAATAATCTTGAGCTCCTCCAGCCGTCAATCATGCAGCAGGGAACCCTTGCCGAAAGCGGAGACGGCGGTGGGCAGGCGATGGGGCCAGCCAAGCCGATGTCTATGTCGGAGCGCGCGCGGCTGGCTCGGGTGCCGCTGCCGGAGCAGGGTCTCAAGTGCCCGCGCTGCGACTCCGGAAACACCAAGTTCTGCTACTTCAACAACTACTCCCTCACCCAGCCACACCACTTCTGCCGAGCCTGCCGCCGATACTGGACCCGTGGCGGCGCGCTCCGCAACGTCCCCGTCGGTGGTGGGTACCGCCGCCACGCCAAGCGCGCTAAGCCTAAGCAGGCTGCCACGGCGGGAGCACCGGCGGCCAACGGCACCGCTTCCGGTGGGTCGACCATGACGACGTCGTCCACTTGCACTCCAGCTGCCGCGGCCAATGGGGCGCCCACTCTCCCGGCCATGCTAAACAGCGGCGGGGGCAACCTTTCCTGCCTCCTGCCCCCGCTACTCCGCCTCGCTGACTTTGATGCCATGAGCCTAGGCTCGACCTTCTCGGGGATGGGCAAGCCATCCTCCATGGACGTGGCGTCTGGCTTTTACCCTGTAGGCGGCGCTGCCGCGGCGGCTGGGCTGGAGCAGTGGAGAGTACAGCAGATGCAAGGCTTCCCGTTCTACCACGCGTTGGCCGACCAGCAGCACGCGATGGCGCAAGCTGCAGCGCCGGCAATGGCGATGCCGGGAATGTTCCAGTACCTAGGCCTAGACAGCGGCGGCCGCGGAAGCGGTGAAGAAGATGGAGATCATCACTTCCGTGCGACGATGGCATCGAAGAGAAAAGGCTACCCAAGATCAGGCAGCATCGGTATGTACGGTGGTGGTGATCACCGCCTCACTGCTGGCTACACAAGTTCCTACTCCAATACTGCCACAGGTAACCATCTCTTGTAA